From the genome of Lotus japonicus ecotype B-129 chromosome 6, LjGifu_v1.2, one region includes:
- the LOC130723444 gene encoding probable serine/threonine-protein kinase PBL7: protein MGFSQETCTDSREFSNAQNTPPHSSSSSSIAFVPITGHHSSDLKKLKFRNFLRKMIWDFSFACVSHPSRRRGSSDRNLIHHENDGGDGDKKKMSLEHNKAWLLAESGGCGGVELPNADPQSVHSSFRFSFCSQVELESLNMSSSNAATVLMVNLDNGVSESRAREMKWRRIESLEKSISPVAHSLIRFSYGEIVSATRNFSKGRVLGRGALSCVFRGRVGILRTAVAIKQLDKEDKESAKAFCRELMIASSLHSPNVVPLVGFCIDPEEGLFLVYKYVSGGSLERHLHGRRKGSSPLPWSVRYKVAIGIAEAVAYLHSGTERCVVHRDIKPSNILLSSKKTPKLCDFGLATWTSAPSVPFLCKTVKGTFGYLAPEYFQHGKVSDKTDVYAFGVVLLELITGRKPIEARRSAGEENLVLWAKPFLQKGKGAIEELLDPQLKCSLRFSNQMGRMIEAAAACVTNEESRRPGIHEIIAILKGEEEPIFCKRKKSSFLANGCVIDCYSQLQQTNNEMKSHLALAMLGVSEFEDDDYLYDR, encoded by the exons ATGGGTTTCTCCCAAGAAACTTGCACTGATTCCAGAGAATTTTCAAATGCTCAAAACACTCCACCacactcttcttcttcatcttctataGCATTTGTACCCATTACAGGTCATCACTCCAGTGACCTCAAGAAGCTCAAATTTCGAAACTTTTTGAGAAAAATGATCTGGGATTTCAGTTTCGCCTGCGTTTCCCACCCCTCCCGCCGCCGGGGAAGCTCCGACAGGAACCTTATTCACCACGAAAACGACGGCGGCGACGgcgacaagaagaagatgagtttGGAGCACAACAAGGCTTGGTTGCTTGCGGAATCTGGTGGCTGCGGTGGAGTGGAATTGCCCAATGCTGACCCTCAATCGGTTCATTCTTCTTTCAGGTTCAGCTTTTGTTCTCAGGTGGAGTTGGAGTCCCTGAACATGAGTTCTTCCAATGCTGCAACGGTTTTGATGGTGAATTTGGATAATGGGGTGAGTGAATCTCGTGCTAGGGAGATGAAATGGAGGAGAATTGAGTCGTTGGAGAAGAGCATATCACCTGTTGCTCACTCTTTGATCAGGTTCAGCTATGGTGAAATTGTTTCTGCTACTAGGAATTTTTCTAAAG GTAGAGTGTTGGGAAGAGGGGCATTGAGCTGTGTTTTTAGGGGAAGAGTTGGGATTTTGAGAACTGCTGTGGCTATTAAACAGTTGGATAAGGAAGACAAGGAATCTGCCAAGGCTTTTTGTAGAGAATTGATGATTGCTAGCTCACTTCATAGCCCAAACGTGGTTCCCCTTGTGGGTTTTTGTATTGACCCTGAGGAGGGTTTGTTTTTGGTTTACAAGTATGTTTCAGGGGGGAGCTTGGAGCGTCACTTGCATG GGAGGAGGAAGGGTAGTTCACCACTTCCGTGGTCTGTGAGGTACAAGGTTGCAATTGGGATTGCAGAAGCTGTGGCTTATCTGCATAGTGGAACTGAGAGATGTGTTGTTCACAGGGACATTAAGCCCTCAAACATTCTGCTTTCTTCTAAGAAGACTCCCAAG CTATGTGATTTCGGATTAGCTACATGGACTTCAGCACCTTCGGTTCCTTTCCTATGCAAAACTGTCAAAGGAACTTTTGG ATATTTGGCTCCTGAATATTTCCAACATGGGAAAGTATCGGATAAGACAGATGTTTATGCTTTTGGAGTGGTTTTATTGGAACTAATTACTGGCCGGAAGCCAATTGAAGCAAGAAGGTCTGCAGGAGAGGAGAACTTGGTGTTATGG GCTAAACCTTTTCTGCAGAAGGGGAAAGGAGCCATTGAAGAGTTGCTTGATCCTCAACTAAAGTGCAGTTTGAGATTCTCAAATCAAATGGGTAGAATGATTGAAGCAGCAGCTGCCTGTGTCACAAATGAAGAATCCAGGAGACCCGGCATACATGAGATTATTGCAATACTGAAAGGTGAAGAAGAACCTATTTTCTGCAAAAGAAAGAAGTCCAGTTTTCTCGCGAATGGCTGCGTGATTGATTGTTATTCACAATTACAACAAACAAACAATGAGATGAAAAGTCACTTGGCCTTGGCAATGCTAGGAGTTTCTGAGTTTGAGGATGACGATTATCTCTATGATCGTTAA
- the LOC130723445 gene encoding polcalcin Nic t 1, translating to MADDPQDVADRERIFKRFDANGDGKISSQELGEALKALGSVTAEEVQRMMAEIDTDGDGFISYEEFIDFAKANRGLVKDVAKIF from the coding sequence ATGGCTGATGATCCACAAGATGTAGCTGACAGGGAGCGCATTTTCAAGCGATTTGATGCCAATGGCGACGGCAAAATCTCTTCACAGGAGCTTGGTGAAGCTCTTAAAGCACTTGGATCAGTTACCGCTGAGGAAGTGCAACGGATGATGGCTGAAATTGACACAGATGGGGATGGCTTCATTTCATATGAAGAGTTTATAGATTTTGCTAAAGCTAACCGTGGCCTGGTGAAGGATGTGGCCAAGATTttttaa
- the LOC130726454 gene encoding mitochondrial metalloendopeptidase OMA1-like, producing the protein MVWYRRGKFAFDGFRSLTSRVSPHNPIFRCNSRIWQSGYSNSRSKGAIFNEFCTFSSISQRLGTRAVGFNRRFYYVDAYNVQHFKPRGPRHWLQNPRQVLIVVMVGSGVLITLYAGSLETVPYTKRTHWILMSRPMERRLGEMEFEKVKAGFKGKMLPPTHPESVRVRMIAQDVINALRRGLRKENVWSDLENGRKALHVLAGNEGKVEGKWHREDEILDDKWVQQSRKKGKEQGKEPDTSHLDGLNWEVLVVNEPLVNAFCLPGGKIVVFTGLLQHFRSDAEIATIIGHEVGHAVARHSAEGVTKNLWFFILQLILYQFASPDVVNTVSSLLLRLPFSRRMEMEADYIGLLLIASAGYDPRVAPKVYEKLGRLTGESMLIDYISTHPSGRKRAALLAQAKIMEEALTIFKNVRAGRGVEGFL; encoded by the exons ATGGTTTGGTACAGAAGGGGAAAGTTCGCTTTTGATGGATTTCGGAGCTTAACTTCCAGGGTTTCTCCTCACAATCCAATTTTTCGTTGTAATTCGAGGATTTGGCAATCTGGGTATTCGAATTCACGTTCAAAAGGAGCTATCTTTAATGAGTTCTGTAcgttttcttcaatttctcAGAGATTAGGCACAAGAGCTGTGGGGTTTAACAGGAGGTTTTACTATGTGGATGCTTACAATGTGCAGCATTTCAAGCCAAGAGGGCCAAGACATTGGTTACAGAATCCTAGACAAGTTTTGATTGTTGTGATGGTTGGTTCAGGGGTTTTGATCACTTTGTATGCTGGGAGTTTGGAAACAGTTCCTTACACCAAGCGAACGCATTGGATTTTGATGTCGAGACCTATGGAGAGGAGGCTAGGGGAGATGGAGTTTGAAAAGGTGAAGGCTGGTTTTAAGGGGAAGATGTTGCCTCCTACACACCCTGAAAGTGTGAGGGTGAGGATGATAGCCCAAGATGTCATCAATGCGTTGCGGAGAGGGTTGAGGAAGGAGAATGTGTGGAGTGATTTGGAGAATGGAAGGAAGGCACTGCATGTGTTGGCTGGTAATGAAGGAAAGGTTGAAGGGAAGTGGCACAGAGAGGATGAGATTCTTGATGACAAGTGGGTTCAGCAGAGCAGGAAAAAGGGTAAGGAACAAGGGAAAGAGCCTGACACATCTCATTTGGATGGATTGAATTGGGAGGTTTTGGTGGTGAATGAGCCTCTTGTTAATGCCTTCTGCTTACCTGGTGGGAAGATAGTTGTATTTACTGGTTTGCTTCAGCATTTTAGAAGTGATGCCGAGATAGCAACTATTATAGGACATGAG GTTGGACATGCTGTGGCACGACACAGTGCTGAGGGGGTTACAAAGAATCTGTGGTTTTTCATTCTGCAGTTAATTCTTTATCAATTTGCCAGTCCTGATGTTGTCAACACAGTGTCATCGCTTTTATTACGGCTACCTTTCTCCAGACG GATGGAAATGGAAGCTGACTACATTGGGCTACTATTGATTGCATCAGCTGGCTATGATCCCCGGGTGGCACCTAAAGTCTATGAAAAATTGGGAAGACTCACTGGCGAGTCTATGCTTATAGATTACATCTCTACTCATCCATCTGGAAGAAAGAGAGCAGCATTGCTGGCACAAGCTAAGATAATGGAAGAAGCactaactatttttaaaaatgttaGGGCAGGACGTGGGGTTGAAGGATTTCTTTAG